One Fundulus heteroclitus isolate FHET01 chromosome 11, MU-UCD_Fhet_4.1, whole genome shotgun sequence DNA segment encodes these proteins:
- the LOC105929036 gene encoding tubulin-specific chaperone cofactor E-like protein, with translation MDSSDEDEERTFVRVLSEKYNPENFPYGQGVVVLPSPPGSPVKDRLFLPNILVLNDCGISKAGDRSDIEAFCAHVLELDLAYNQLNDWGEISTIVSSIPRLDFLNLSMNPLSGVQLQPREADLFSRVRRLVLINTRVSWDTVHTLTQHTPELKELFLCLNGYDSVSESQACCPSLSLLQITGNQLQDWAEVRKFGLLYPGLSTLVLANNSVDSVGDTKETLESLFPNLRSINLNNSGLSKWEDIERLNFFPKLEDIKAQGIPLLQSYSTQERRSLLLAQLPSVMVLNGSMVSVGEREDAERFFIRYYQDFPELERPQRYHILVSKYGHLAPLAEVDLRPRRTVVDVRWGDRVEPVPLRLKQTVGDLKKQLKALLQLPSSGIRLFHIDKELSSVLGPEELKCGFRALHSYSIQDGDEILVVPKVKNRCSSSDF, from the exons ATGGATTCCTCTGATGAAGACGAGGAGCGCACCTTCGTCCGGGTTCTCAGTGAGAAATACAACCCAGAGAACTTCCCCTATGGCCAGGGTGTGGTGGTTCTGCCCAGCCCTCCAGGATCCCCCGTTAAAG ACCGCCTGTTCTTGCCCAACATCCTGGTTCTGAATGACTGCGGCATCAGCAAAGCTGGCGACAGATCCGACATCGAAGCTTTCTGTGCTCATGTGCTGGAGCTGGACCTGGCCTACAATCAGCTCAACGACTGGGGAGAG ATCAGCACCATCGTCTCCAGCATCCCTCGCCTGGACTTCCTCAACCTGAGCATGAACCCCCTGAGCGGCGTGCAGCTGCAGCCCCGCGAGGCCGACCTCTTCTCCAGGGTGCGCCGGCTGGTCCTCATCAACACGCGGGTCAGCTGGGACACCGTGCACACGCTGACGCAGCACACCCCAGA GCTCAAGGAGCTCTTCCTCTGCCTGAACGGCTACGACTCGGTGTCAGAGTCCCAGGCCTGCTGCCCGTCGCTCAGCCTGCTGCAGATCACGGGCAACCAGCTGCAGGACTGGGCCGAAGTCAGGAAGTTTGGGCTGCTGTACCCCGGCCTGAGCACGCTGGTCCTGGCCAACAACAGCGTCGACTCTGTGGGCGACACCAAGGAGACGCTGGAGAGCCTCTTCCCCAACCTGCGCAGCATCAACCTCAACAACTCAG GTCTTAGTAAGTGGGAGGACATCGAGAGGCTGAACTTCTTTCCTAAGCTGGAGGACATCAAAGCTCAGGGAATCCCCTTGTTACAGTCGTACAGCACCCAGGAGAGACGCAGCCTGCTGCTGGCGCA gctGCCGTCTGTGATGGTTTTAAACGGGAGCATGGTGTCCGTCGGGGAGAGAGAAGACGCAGAGAGGTTCTTCATCAGATACTACCAGGACTTTCCTGAGCTGGAGCGTCCTCAGAG GTACCACATCCTCGTGTCCAAATATGGTCACTTAGCTCCGCTGGCTGAGGTGGACCTGAGGCCCCGCCGCACGGTGGTGGACGTGCGCTGGGGGGACCGGGTGGAGCCGGTCCCCCTGCGCCTGAAGCAGACTGTGGGCGACCTGAAGAAGCAGCTTAAGGCACTGCTGCAGCTGCCCTCCAGCGGCATCAGGCTCTTCCACATCGACAAAGAGCTGAGTTCGGTGCTCGGACCCGAGGAGCTGAAGTGCGGCTTCCGGGCCCTTCACTCCTACAGCATCCAGGACGGGGACGAGATCCTGGTGGTGCCCAAAGTGAAAAACCGCTGCAGCTCCTCAGATTTCTGA
- the plekhb1 gene encoding pleckstrin homology domain-containing family B member 1 — protein MALLKSGWLWRQTAILKRWKLNWCDLWIDGSLCFYKSDSRRELEQRVGLKSTCIDVRSGLECGGVIPPEGNPRENLVGIHLRDGSTLNLCANSEDESLAWKLTLLETRRNPVFTYDPYDDSYQAIPLNGYHTVYITPGAGPGTHQLIVQRDPFDGVMESVALGLLAGMAAGTAMRSFLWMPFFFC, from the exons ATGGCGCTTCTGAAGTCAGGCTGGCTGTGGAGACAGA CCGCCATCCTGAAACGCTGGAAGCTAAACTGGTGCGACCTTTGGATAGACGGGAGTCTCTGCTTCTACAAGAGCGACAGCCGGCGAGAATTAGAGCAACGCGTTGGCCTCAAGTCCACGTGTATCGACGTTCGGTCTGGCCTGGAATGTGGAG GTGTGATCCCACCAGAGGGTAATCCCAGGGAGAACCTGGTGGGGATTCATCTCAGAGACGGCTCGACTCTCAACCTGTGTGCCAACAGTGAAGACGAGTCTCT AGCGTGGAAACTGACTCTGCTGGAAACCCGGAGAAACCCG GTGTTCACATACGACCCCTATGACGACTCCTACCAGGCCATCCCCCTGAACGGCTACCACACGGTCTATATCACACCTGGAGCAGGACCAG GAACCCACCAGCTGATTGTTCAGAGAGATCCGTTTGACGGAGTGATGGAGAGCGTTGCGCTGGGATTACTGGCGGGGATGGCAGCCGGGACCGCCATGCGATCCTTCCTCTGGATgcccttcttcttctgctga
- the sc5d gene encoding lathosterol oxidase, whose product MDLVLNVADSYVLTPYVYPESWAEDGALRQILSLLVVTNLGAAILYLGLGAISYYFIFDHSLMKHPHFLENQVRREIIYAMTSLPWISLPTVALFFAEVRGYSKLYDNVSDSPLGWSGLFLSMVSFLFFTDMCIYWIHRFLHHKLIYKLFHKPHHIWKIPTPFASHAFHPVDGFLQGLPYHIYPFLFPLHKVLYLALYVFVNIWTISIHDGDYRVPSGLVSVINGSAHHTDHHLFFDYNYGQYFTLWDRLGGSYRHPSALMGKGPLDLIRKLQAEGKLGKEAVNGHSERRAPSKDE is encoded by the exons ATGGACCTCGTGCTGAACGTCGCTGACTCCTACGTCCTCACGCCGTACGTGTACCCTGAGTCCTGGGCCGAGGACGGCGCCCTGCGGCAGATCCTCAGCCTCCTGGTGGTGACCAACCTCGGGGCGGCCATCTTGTACCTCGGCCTGGGAGCGATCAGCTACTATTTCATCTTTGACCACAGTCTGATGAAGCACCCACACTTCTTAGAG AATCAAGTTCGGAGAGAAATTATCTATGCGATGACCTCTCTGCCCTGGATCAGCCTCCCTACGGTGGCCTTGTTCTTCGCTGAAGTGCGAGGATACAGCAAACTGTACGACAACGTGAGCGACTCCCCGCTGG GTTGGTCGGGCCTCTTCCTCAGTATGgtctccttcctcttcttcacgGATATGTGCATCTACTGGATTCACCGCTTCCTGCACCATAAGCTCATTTACAAG CTGTTTCACAAACCCCACCACATCTGGAAGATCCCCACCCCCTTCGCCAGCCACGCCTTCCATCCCGTTGACGGCTTCCTGCAGGGCCTCCCGTACCACATCTACCCCTTCCTCTTCCCCCTTCACAAGGTGCTCTACCTGGCTCTGTACGTGTTCGTCAACATCTGGACCATCTCCATCCACGACGGCGACTATCGCGTTCCCAGCGGCCTGGTTAGCGTCATCAACGGCTCGGCCCACCACACCGACCATCACCTCTTCTTCGACTACAACTACGGCCAGTACTTCACCCTGTGGGACCGGCTGGGAGGCTCCTACAGGCACCCGTCGGCTCTGATGGGGAAGGGCCCCCTGGATCTCATTCGGAAACTTCAGGCAGAGGGAAAGTTGGGAAAAGAGGCAGTGAACGGACATTCTGAGAGAAGAGCCCCGAGCAAAGATGAGTAA